A section of the Streptomyces sp. NBC_01591 genome encodes:
- a CDS encoding GntR family transcriptional regulator yields the protein MGTSGPKYQRIKDELRAEVARDEYEAGAPFITQNQLRERFGVSSTTAVRALNDLVAEGLLVRRRGQGTFVADPEDRVAEPAPAHRSGVIACIISGQGPYQSEVLRGIESSCSERGLRLFFSDSAVHMTDTGHASHDASLARQDQVLHQAVEDRVEGIILYPVQGAPDPDVLDEIRRLRIPMVLVDRYFPGLAIDAVTADNYDVGYRLTEHLLADGHERIATLWGETQCTSVHDRMTGHKQALRAHDQPLLPQLTALRSYTALSEDDRKQLLTDLLGSPEPPTALLCAHGFAVATAAADLASLGIAVPDEIVLAGMDDAGPYDLLPLTSFAARLPAREIGSRAVEQLVTRIAERTAGEDPYRSAEQIVLPVRIRTRESVPVRLRTVAARRP from the coding sequence ATGGGTACGTCCGGGCCCAAGTACCAGCGCATCAAGGACGAGTTGCGGGCCGAGGTGGCACGTGACGAGTACGAGGCCGGTGCTCCGTTCATCACTCAGAACCAGCTGCGCGAGCGCTTCGGAGTCAGCTCCACCACCGCTGTCCGGGCACTCAACGACCTCGTCGCGGAAGGGCTGTTGGTGCGCCGCCGCGGCCAGGGGACCTTTGTCGCCGACCCCGAGGACAGGGTCGCGGAGCCCGCACCGGCACACAGGTCCGGTGTGATCGCCTGCATCATCAGCGGTCAGGGGCCGTACCAGTCGGAGGTGCTGCGCGGGATCGAGTCCAGCTGTTCGGAGCGCGGGCTGCGGCTGTTCTTCTCCGACTCCGCCGTCCACATGACCGACACGGGGCACGCCTCCCACGACGCGTCGCTGGCCCGCCAGGACCAGGTGCTGCACCAGGCCGTCGAGGACCGCGTCGAAGGCATCATCCTCTACCCCGTCCAGGGTGCTCCCGATCCCGACGTCCTCGACGAGATCAGGCGCCTGCGCATACCCATGGTCCTGGTCGACCGGTATTTTCCGGGCCTCGCCATCGACGCGGTCACCGCCGACAACTACGACGTCGGCTACCGGCTCACCGAACATCTGCTGGCCGACGGCCACGAGCGGATCGCGACGCTCTGGGGCGAGACGCAGTGCACCAGCGTCCACGACCGGATGACCGGGCACAAACAGGCGCTGCGCGCCCATGACCAGCCCCTGCTCCCCCAGTTGACCGCGCTGCGTTCGTACACGGCGCTGTCCGAGGACGACCGCAAGCAGCTGCTGACCGACCTGCTCGGCTCGCCCGAGCCGCCGACCGCCCTGCTGTGCGCCCATGGTTTCGCCGTCGCCACCGCGGCCGCCGATCTGGCCTCGCTCGGCATCGCCGTACCCGACGAGATCGTGCTGGCCGGCATGGACGACGCCGGTCCCTACGATCTGCTGCCGCTCACCAGCTTCGCCGCCCGGCTCCCCGCCAGGGAGATCGGCAGCCGGGCGGTCGAGCAACTGGTCACCCGGATCGCGGAGCGCACGGCGGGCGAGGACCCGTACCGCAGCGCCGAGCAGATCGTGCTTCCCGTCCGGATCAGGACGCGCGAGTCCGTGCCGGTCCGGCTCCGTACCGTCGCCGCCCGCCGGCCCTGA
- a CDS encoding FAD-dependent oxidoreductase, translated as MFAAPTPRTRELGTDVLVVGAGLGGLAAALTAARFGHRVVLTEATDWPGGLFTAQAVPLADGHRIELDPVSPGYRDLRERIRDFYRRNYPLCPEPFADPLLDPGLSTTGHLSHEPRAALAVVQELLTPHLATGRLTLLLGHRPVAAQADGDRVTAVTLEAADGEPLTVSAPYVVDATDLGELLGLAGVEHVTGAESREETGEPHAPVVADPLDQQPVSWVFALDHRPGEDHTVDRPAGYARWSDAFSWDTAEPGDGPARSVPLFLHEPDDVPPWAAPPNDRWHQLRALARSRCLPGTFDSDITLVDWEQTAYTRLPLTGVGEEVRARAEQEAREQAMSFLYWMQTRAPRHDGGHGYPELRLRPDVTGTDDGFAKAAHVRESRRIRAEFTLLEHHLTAAARAGAPGAETFTDSVGTLRSRITLHPGTGGGAGLDLECLPFQLPLGALLPVRVENLLPAGRNIGATHLSAPALGGHAGQWSIGEAVGALVSYCLEHRLPPRAVRGSEQRLASFQDRLSTSLGLALDWPDRLRTGPVTSAGALYATL; from the coding sequence GTGTTCGCCGCCCCCACCCCCCGTACCCGCGAACTCGGGACCGATGTCCTGGTGGTCGGTGCCGGTCTCGGTGGTCTCGCCGCCGCGCTGACCGCCGCCCGGTTCGGACACCGCGTCGTGCTCACCGAGGCGACCGACTGGCCCGGTGGCCTGTTCACCGCGCAGGCCGTGCCGCTCGCCGACGGCCACCGCATCGAACTGGACCCCGTCTCCCCCGGCTACCGCGATCTGCGCGAGCGGATACGCGACTTCTACCGGCGCAACTACCCGCTGTGCCCCGAGCCGTTCGCCGATCCGCTGCTCGACCCCGGCCTCAGCACCACCGGCCATCTCAGCCACGAGCCGCGCGCCGCACTCGCGGTAGTCCAGGAGCTCCTCACCCCGCACCTCGCCACCGGCAGGCTCACCCTGCTGCTCGGCCACCGCCCGGTCGCGGCCCAGGCGGACGGGGACCGGGTGACCGCGGTCACCCTGGAGGCGGCGGACGGCGAGCCGCTGACGGTCAGCGCCCCCTACGTCGTCGACGCCACGGACCTGGGCGAGCTGCTCGGCCTCGCGGGCGTCGAGCACGTCACCGGCGCCGAGTCCCGCGAGGAGACCGGCGAACCGCACGCGCCCGTCGTCGCCGATCCGCTGGACCAGCAGCCGGTCTCCTGGGTCTTCGCCCTGGACCACCGCCCCGGCGAGGACCACACCGTCGACCGGCCGGCGGGCTACGCCCGGTGGTCCGACGCCTTCTCCTGGGACACCGCGGAGCCGGGCGACGGCCCGGCCCGCTCCGTGCCGCTGTTCCTGCACGAGCCGGACGACGTCCCGCCCTGGGCCGCACCGCCCAACGACCGCTGGCACCAGCTGCGGGCGCTCGCCCGGAGCCGCTGTCTGCCCGGTACGTTCGACAGCGACATCACCCTGGTCGACTGGGAGCAGACCGCCTACACCCGGCTCCCGCTCACCGGGGTCGGGGAGGAGGTACGGGCGCGGGCCGAGCAGGAGGCACGCGAGCAGGCCATGTCGTTCCTGTACTGGATGCAGACGCGCGCGCCCCGGCACGACGGCGGTCACGGCTACCCCGAGCTGCGGCTGAGGCCCGACGTCACGGGCACGGACGACGGGTTCGCCAAGGCCGCACACGTACGCGAATCCCGGCGCATCCGGGCCGAGTTCACCCTTCTTGAGCACCACCTGACCGCCGCGGCACGGGCCGGGGCGCCGGGCGCCGAGACCTTCACGGACAGTGTGGGCACCCTGCGCTCCCGGATCACCCTGCACCCCGGGACGGGTGGCGGCGCGGGACTGGACCTGGAGTGCCTGCCGTTCCAGCTGCCGCTGGGCGCGCTGCTGCCCGTACGGGTGGAGAATCTGCTCCCGGCCGGGCGGAACATCGGCGCCACACATCTCAGCGCACCCGCGCTCGGCGGGCACGCGGGCCAGTGGAGCATCGGTGAGGCCGTCGGCGCGCTGGTCTCGTACTGCCTGGAGCACCGGCTGCCGCCGCGCGCGGTCCGCGGGAGCGAGCAGCGGCTCGCCTCCTTCCAGGACCGGTTGAGCACCTCTCTCGGTCTCGCCCTCGACTGGCCGGACCGGCTCCGCACCGGCCCCGTGACCAGTGCCGGGGCGCTCTACGCCACGCTCTGA
- a CDS encoding Gfo/Idh/MocA family protein, producing the protein MTPYRVLLVGAGNIARAVHMPAFLELPSDFVVVGAVDADPAAARSFATDFALPHHSTDLAASLGEVRPDLVVIASPPVAHREQVVAALAAGAWVWCEKPPALSLAGYDAMTAAEGEQGPYAPIVFQHRFGSGAEHAKALIASGELGAPLVAHCQTTWYRDDAYYAVPWRGKWETEGAGPAMGLGIHQIDLLLELLGDWAEIRAMAGRLARDVETDDVTTATVRFASGALATVVNSALSPRQLSHLRIDLRDATIELNHLYGYGNGDWTYTPAPGVDPGRVDGWNAPAEDVPSSHSAQLRSLLADMRAGRRPRASAGDGRRSLELITAMYKAALTGLPVRAGEIVPGDPFYTALHGSVPGWAPQESGR; encoded by the coding sequence GTGACTCCTTACCGTGTACTGCTCGTCGGCGCGGGCAACATCGCCCGTGCCGTCCATATGCCGGCGTTCCTCGAACTTCCCTCGGACTTCGTGGTGGTGGGCGCCGTCGATGCCGATCCCGCCGCCGCCCGTTCCTTCGCCACCGACTTCGCGCTCCCCCACCACTCCACCGATCTCGCCGCGTCGCTGGGCGAGGTCCGTCCCGATCTCGTCGTCATCGCCTCGCCGCCCGTCGCCCACCGGGAGCAGGTCGTCGCCGCCCTGGCGGCCGGGGCGTGGGTGTGGTGCGAGAAGCCGCCCGCGCTCAGCCTCGCGGGGTACGACGCCATGACCGCCGCCGAGGGCGAGCAGGGCCCGTACGCCCCGATCGTCTTCCAGCACCGGTTCGGCTCGGGGGCCGAGCACGCCAAGGCGCTCATCGCCTCCGGGGAGCTGGGGGCGCCGCTGGTCGCCCACTGCCAGACCACCTGGTACCGCGACGACGCCTACTACGCGGTCCCCTGGCGCGGGAAGTGGGAGACCGAGGGCGCGGGCCCCGCCATGGGACTCGGCATCCACCAGATCGACCTGCTGCTCGAACTGCTGGGTGACTGGGCGGAGATCCGCGCCATGGCGGGCCGGCTGGCCCGTGACGTCGAGACCGACGATGTCACCACCGCCACCGTGCGCTTCGCCTCGGGCGCGCTGGCCACCGTGGTCAACAGCGCCCTCTCGCCGCGCCAGCTGAGCCACCTGCGGATCGATCTGCGGGACGCCACGATCGAGCTGAACCATCTCTACGGATACGGGAACGGCGACTGGACCTACACCCCGGCGCCCGGTGTCGACCCCGGGCGGGTGGACGGCTGGAACGCCCCGGCCGAGGACGTACCGAGCTCGCACAGCGCCCAGCTCCGTTCCCTCCTGGCCGACATGCGGGCCGGACGGCGGCCCAGGGCGAGCGCCGGGGACGGCCGCCGCTCCCTGGAGCTGATCACCGCGATGTACAAGGCTGCACTCACCGGTCTCCCGGTCCGGGCGGGCGAGATCGTCCCGGGCGACCCCTTCTACACGGCGCTGCACGGCTCGGTACCCGGCTGGGCGCCACAGGAGTCCGGGCGATGA
- a CDS encoding LacI family DNA-binding transcriptional regulator, with translation MQSQVNRRSARPRPSSAVTLQQVAQDAGVSLATASRVLSDSDRNVTQELQERVLEAAARLRYVSNAPARALVQSTTSIVGLVVHDVNDAYYSAIAAGVMEVARDHKLLVMLAGTFHEPGLQAEYVARLRAQRARAVVLAGSGFTGGSPALTQELEAFAAQGGRVTAVAHQDLPVDTIVPGNREGGRAVAEHLAGLGHTEIGVICGPLALVSVQERLHGFLEGAAELGVVVQEHHRVEADFTRDGGRAAAVRLFRRSPGITALFALNDAMALGALAALRDDLGRSVPSDVSVVGFDDLPVACDVTPALTTVRLPLEEIGRRALLLALGDATASPRTLAVPSRLVVRASTAPPPRVTG, from the coding sequence ATGCAGAGCCAGGTCAATCGACGTTCCGCCCGTCCCCGCCCGTCGTCCGCCGTGACGCTCCAGCAGGTCGCGCAGGACGCCGGGGTCTCTCTCGCCACGGCTTCGCGCGTCCTCAGCGACAGTGACCGCAACGTCACCCAGGAGCTGCAGGAGCGCGTCCTGGAGGCCGCCGCCCGGCTCCGCTACGTCTCCAACGCGCCGGCCCGCGCGCTCGTGCAGTCCACGACATCCATCGTCGGCCTGGTCGTGCACGATGTGAACGACGCCTACTACTCCGCCATCGCGGCCGGTGTCATGGAGGTCGCCCGCGACCACAAGCTCCTGGTGATGCTGGCCGGCACCTTCCACGAACCCGGGCTCCAGGCGGAGTACGTGGCCCGGCTGCGGGCACAGCGGGCCCGTGCCGTGGTCCTCGCCGGATCGGGTTTCACCGGCGGCAGCCCCGCGCTCACCCAGGAGTTGGAGGCCTTCGCGGCACAGGGCGGCCGGGTGACCGCCGTCGCGCATCAGGATCTTCCGGTGGACACGATCGTGCCGGGCAACCGCGAGGGCGGCCGGGCGGTCGCCGAGCACCTCGCCGGGCTGGGGCACACCGAGATCGGCGTCATCTGCGGACCGCTGGCGCTGGTCTCCGTGCAGGAACGGCTGCACGGCTTCCTCGAGGGGGCCGCCGAACTGGGCGTCGTCGTACAGGAGCACCACCGCGTCGAGGCCGACTTCACCCGGGACGGCGGGCGGGCCGCGGCGGTGCGGCTGTTCCGCAGGTCGCCGGGGATCACCGCGCTGTTCGCGCTCAACGACGCCATGGCGCTGGGCGCCCTCGCGGCGCTCCGTGACGACCTCGGCAGGAGCGTCCCCTCCGATGTCTCCGTCGTCGGCTTCGACGATCTTCCGGTGGCCTGCGACGTCACCCCCGCGCTGACCACCGTACGGCTGCCGCTGGAGGAGATCGGCCGCCGGGCGCTGCTGCTGGCCCTCGGCGACGCGACGGCTTCGCCGCGCACGCTCGCGGTGCCTTCGCGGCTGGTGGTGCGTGCCAGCACGGCACCGCCGCCCCGTGTGACCGGCTGA
- a CDS encoding mandelate racemase/muconate lactonizing enzyme family protein, with the protein MSEPPSTHIGAQPGDGVRIAAIRPVLLSAPYADPDNLEVRLALPTGWRTTGLVEVTLDDGTTGLGEGYLAVFAPQVFVSTVDLIAPYLVGRPAGDLAGRYRDMVRVTGYWSLQGAARHVVSAVEAALVDALGKRAGVPAYELLGGRRTDGIRLYASGGDSTSPSAMGAEIAAVAALGIGTFKIRARGHEADKAVWTLEHAAAHGVGIAIDMAQNLEDPGQSVADTLAFLEAVRTGTRWPVRFLEEPLGPARTASYPALRRAAGCPVAGGETVTTAQELLARMASGYYDMVQPDATVIGGLHQTLAVFAGAAEHGVEAVVHCWGSAVCQAANYHAAFAGGGRLAEWPMPRYPLRSELLVEPFRLADGCLLAPQAPGLGVRLTPETERRYAFREDAVYRCATTVPPAVPGRWRTD; encoded by the coding sequence ATGTCCGAACCGCCTTCCACGCACATCGGTGCACAACCCGGCGACGGGGTGCGCATCGCGGCGATCCGGCCGGTGCTGCTCAGCGCCCCCTACGCGGATCCGGACAATCTGGAGGTGCGTCTGGCACTGCCGACAGGGTGGCGCACGACCGGTCTGGTGGAGGTCACCCTGGACGACGGCACGACCGGGCTCGGCGAGGGCTATCTCGCCGTCTTCGCGCCGCAGGTCTTCGTGTCGACGGTCGATCTGATCGCCCCCTACCTGGTCGGCCGTCCGGCCGGGGACCTGGCGGGGCGGTACCGGGACATGGTCCGCGTGACGGGCTACTGGAGTCTCCAGGGGGCGGCCCGCCATGTCGTCTCCGCCGTGGAGGCGGCCCTGGTCGACGCCCTCGGAAAACGGGCGGGCGTTCCCGCGTACGAGTTGCTGGGCGGCCGTCGCACGGACGGGATCCGGCTCTACGCCAGCGGGGGCGACTCGACCTCCCCGTCGGCGATGGGCGCCGAGATCGCCGCCGTGGCGGCCCTGGGCATCGGCACCTTCAAGATCAGGGCTCGGGGCCACGAGGCGGACAAGGCCGTGTGGACGCTGGAGCACGCGGCCGCGCACGGCGTCGGCATCGCCATCGACATGGCGCAGAACCTCGAGGACCCCGGCCAGTCGGTGGCGGACACGCTGGCGTTCCTGGAAGCGGTCAGGACCGGCACCCGGTGGCCGGTGCGCTTTCTGGAGGAGCCGCTCGGGCCTGCCCGGACCGCCTCGTACCCCGCTCTGCGGCGGGCGGCCGGCTGTCCGGTGGCGGGCGGGGAGACCGTCACCACCGCGCAGGAGCTGCTGGCGCGCATGGCATCGGGGTACTACGACATGGTGCAGCCGGACGCCACTGTCATCGGAGGTCTGCACCAGACACTGGCAGTCTTCGCGGGCGCGGCGGAGCACGGCGTCGAAGCGGTCGTGCATTGCTGGGGCAGTGCCGTGTGCCAGGCGGCCAACTACCACGCCGCCTTCGCCGGCGGCGGGCGGCTGGCCGAATGGCCGATGCCGCGGTATCCGCTGCGGTCGGAGCTGCTGGTCGAGCCGTTCCGCCTGGCGGACGGATGCCTGCTCGCTCCGCAGGCCCCGGGGCTCGGTGTCCGGCTCACTCCGGAGACCGAGCGGCGGTACGCCTTCCGGGAGGATGCCGTCTACCGCTGTGCGACCACGGTGCCGCCGGCCGTACCGGGGCGGTGGCGGACGGACTGA
- a CDS encoding alpha-mannosidase has product MHDDRTLTEERLGRALRERIRPAVHPRTAPLEFEVWHAPGEPVPFTEAVAAPYKPGAIGDDWGPAWGTSWFRVTGRVPQDWAGETVEAVIDLGFAKDRPGFSAEALAHRPDGSVVKALNPRNTWLRIGEPVAGGEEFTYFLEAAANPEILDGVSLLGDRETAGSEPLYRVERMDLAVFDRQVWELVQDLEVLDQLMRQLPLGSARRWEILRAVERCLDALDLDAVGASASAARERLRAVLSSPAHASAHRLSAVGHAHIDSAWLWPLRETVRKVTRTTSNVVALMDDRPEFVFAMSQAQQLDWLREHQPALYARVKEKVAAGQFVPVGGMWVESDTNMPGSEALARQFVYGKRFFLEEFGVETEEVWLPDSFGYSAALPQLVKLSGSRWFLTQKISWNTTNPFPHHSFLWEGLDGTRVFTHFPPVDTYVAELSGEELAHAEENFREKGHATRSLVPFGWGDGGGGPTREMLARAERLADLEGSPRVTIEKPADFFEAAETEYDRPPVWLGELYLELHRGTYTSQARTKQGNRRSEHLLREAELWAATAAVRTGFPYPHEELDRIWKSVLLHQFHDILPGSSIAWVHREAEATYARIADELEAVIGAAQRALAGAAEGGGTVVFNSAPHGRAGVAAGGAVLAPQAPEPAVEIEEYDSGFRLDNGVLRVTVDARGLVVSVVDLVTGRETVAPGSAANLLQVHPDLPNRWDAWDVDAFYRNTVTDLTEADVVRRNGDGVEVVRTFGSSRVTQLLTLRPGARRLDIDTEVDWHEQEKFLKAAFPIDVRADHSTAETQFGHVQRPTHTNTSWEAAKFEICAHRFLHVGEPGWGAALINDSTYGHDVTRTVREDGSTTTTVRLSLLRAPRYPDPATDQGVHRLRYALLPGATIGDAVREGWSFSLPERRVAGGAAVAPLVSVDDDAVVVTAVKLADDGSGDVVVRLHEAHGGRVSARLTAGFALAGASVTDLLERPLADETAEVDGDAVRLGLRPFQIVTLRLTPNNDV; this is encoded by the coding sequence ATGCATGACGACCGCACACTGACCGAGGAACGGCTCGGCCGCGCCCTGCGCGAGCGCATCCGCCCCGCCGTCCACCCCCGTACCGCGCCGCTGGAGTTCGAGGTCTGGCACGCCCCCGGCGAACCGGTGCCCTTCACCGAGGCGGTGGCCGCCCCGTACAAGCCCGGCGCCATCGGCGACGACTGGGGGCCGGCCTGGGGCACCAGCTGGTTCCGGGTGACCGGCCGCGTCCCGCAGGACTGGGCCGGTGAGACCGTCGAAGCGGTGATCGACCTCGGCTTCGCCAAGGACCGGCCCGGGTTCTCCGCGGAGGCGCTGGCCCACCGGCCGGACGGCAGCGTGGTCAAGGCGCTCAACCCGCGCAACACCTGGCTGCGGATCGGCGAACCGGTTGCGGGCGGCGAGGAGTTCACGTACTTCCTCGAAGCCGCCGCCAATCCGGAGATCCTGGACGGTGTCAGCCTGCTGGGAGACCGGGAGACCGCGGGCAGCGAGCCGCTGTACCGCGTCGAGCGGATGGACCTCGCGGTCTTCGACCGGCAGGTGTGGGAGCTGGTCCAGGACCTGGAGGTGCTCGACCAGCTGATGCGGCAGCTGCCGCTCGGTTCGGCGCGCCGCTGGGAGATCCTGCGCGCGGTGGAACGCTGCCTGGACGCCCTTGACCTGGACGCCGTGGGCGCGAGCGCGAGCGCCGCGCGGGAGCGGCTGCGGGCTGTGCTCTCCTCCCCCGCGCACGCCTCCGCGCACCGGCTGTCGGCGGTGGGTCACGCGCATATCGACTCGGCGTGGCTGTGGCCGCTGCGGGAGACGGTGCGCAAGGTCACCCGCACCACCTCCAACGTGGTGGCGCTGATGGACGACCGTCCGGAGTTCGTCTTCGCGATGTCGCAGGCACAGCAGCTGGACTGGCTGCGCGAGCACCAGCCCGCGCTGTACGCCCGGGTGAAGGAGAAGGTGGCCGCCGGTCAGTTCGTGCCGGTGGGCGGGATGTGGGTGGAGTCGGACACCAACATGCCCGGGTCGGAGGCACTGGCCCGGCAGTTCGTGTACGGCAAGCGGTTCTTCCTGGAGGAGTTCGGGGTCGAGACCGAGGAGGTGTGGCTGCCCGACTCGTTCGGCTACTCGGCGGCGCTGCCGCAGTTGGTGAAGCTCTCCGGTTCGCGCTGGTTCCTCACCCAGAAGATCTCGTGGAACACGACGAACCCGTTCCCGCACCATTCCTTCCTGTGGGAGGGGCTGGACGGCACCCGGGTGTTCACGCACTTCCCGCCGGTGGACACCTATGTGGCGGAGCTGTCCGGCGAGGAGCTCGCGCACGCCGAGGAGAACTTCCGGGAGAAGGGCCACGCCACCCGCTCGCTCGTGCCGTTCGGCTGGGGCGACGGCGGTGGCGGCCCCACCCGCGAGATGCTGGCGCGTGCCGAGCGGCTCGCGGATCTGGAGGGCTCTCCCCGGGTGACGATCGAGAAGCCCGCGGACTTCTTCGAAGCCGCCGAGACGGAGTACGACCGGCCGCCGGTGTGGCTGGGCGAGCTGTATCTGGAACTGCACCGCGGTACGTACACCTCGCAGGCGCGGACCAAGCAGGGCAACCGGCGCAGCGAGCACCTGCTGCGGGAGGCGGAGCTGTGGGCGGCCACCGCCGCCGTGCGGACCGGATTCCCGTATCCGCACGAGGAGTTGGACCGGATCTGGAAGAGCGTGCTGCTGCACCAGTTCCACGACATCCTGCCGGGTTCGTCCATCGCCTGGGTGCACCGTGAGGCCGAGGCGACGTACGCCCGGATCGCCGACGAGCTCGAAGCGGTGATCGGGGCGGCGCAGCGGGCCCTGGCCGGCGCCGCGGAGGGCGGCGGCACGGTGGTGTTCAACTCCGCTCCGCACGGCCGGGCCGGCGTCGCGGCGGGGGGCGCGGTGCTCGCTCCTCAGGCCCCGGAGCCTGCCGTGGAGATCGAGGAGTACGACTCCGGCTTCCGGCTGGACAACGGGGTGCTCCGGGTGACCGTGGACGCGCGGGGGCTCGTGGTCTCCGTCGTCGACCTGGTGACCGGGCGCGAGACCGTCGCCCCTGGCAGTGCGGCGAATCTGCTCCAGGTCCACCCGGATCTGCCCAACCGCTGGGACGCCTGGGACGTCGATGCCTTCTACCGCAACACGGTGACCGATCTGACCGAGGCGGACGTGGTGCGCCGCAACGGTGACGGCGTCGAGGTGGTGCGTACCTTCGGCTCGTCCCGCGTCACCCAGCTGCTGACGCTGCGGCCCGGTGCCCGGCGCCTGGACATCGACACCGAGGTCGACTGGCACGAGCAGGAGAAGTTCCTCAAGGCGGCGTTCCCCATCGATGTGCGCGCCGATCACTCCACGGCAGAGACCCAGTTCGGGCACGTCCAGCGGCCGACGCACACCAACACCAGCTGGGAGGCGGCCAAGTTCGAGATCTGCGCCCACCGTTTCCTGCACGTCGGCGAGCCGGGCTGGGGTGCGGCGCTGATCAACGATTCGACGTACGGGCACGATGTGACCCGTACGGTCCGCGAGGACGGCTCGACCACGACCACGGTGCGGCTGTCGCTGCTGCGGGCGCCCCGCTACCCCGACCCGGCGACCGACCAGGGGGTGCACCGGCTGCGGTACGCGCTGCTGCCGGGTGCGACGATCGGTGACGCGGTCCGTGAGGGCTGGTCCTTCAGCCTCCCCGAGCGCCGGGTCGCGGGCGGTGCCGCGGTCGCCCCGCTGGTCTCGGTCGACGACGACGCGGTGGTCGTGACCGCCGTGAAGCTCGCCGACGACGGCAGTGGTGATGTGGTGGTCCGGCTTCACGAGGCCCACGGCGGACGGGTCTCGGCACGTCTGACGGCGGGCTTCGCGCTGGCCGGGGCGAGCGTCACCGATCTGCTGGAGCGCCCGCTCGCCGACGAGACCGCCGAGGTGGACGGCGATGCGGTCCGGCTGGGGCTGCGGCCCTTCCAGATCGTGACGCTCAGGCTCACACCGAACAACGACGTGTGA
- a CDS encoding polysaccharide deacetylase family protein — MTDRPDSGAERALLLTFDDRHVHEWAAAAPLFTSYGARVTFFICEPDRLDRDEVRLLRRLADDGHTIGCHGLRHERAPEFVAAHGAGAYLDREVVPALDVLRRLGFPARSFAYPCSARDENTDRLLLTLFERLRGGVPVGRRADPALAAELHVPAADLPARRVLPGCSVDSGRGSVAYGDDLTGVETALRRTADHGGVTTLYAHCVADAHEANHVTPARLEKLLAVADGMSLPCVGFDELP, encoded by the coding sequence ATGACCGACCGCCCGGACAGCGGCGCCGAGCGTGCCCTGCTGCTCACCTTCGACGACCGGCATGTGCACGAGTGGGCCGCGGCCGCACCGCTGTTCACGTCGTACGGCGCGCGCGTCACCTTCTTCATCTGCGAGCCCGACCGGCTCGACCGGGACGAGGTGCGGTTGCTGCGCCGGCTCGCGGACGACGGCCACACCATCGGCTGCCACGGCCTGCGGCACGAGCGCGCACCCGAGTTCGTCGCCGCGCACGGCGCGGGCGCCTATCTCGACCGGGAGGTGGTGCCCGCCCTCGACGTGCTGCGTCGCCTCGGCTTTCCGGCCCGCAGCTTCGCCTACCCGTGCAGTGCCCGCGACGAGAACACCGACCGGCTGCTGCTCACACTCTTCGAGCGGCTGCGCGGCGGAGTACCCGTCGGCCGTCGCGCCGATCCGGCCCTCGCGGCCGAACTGCACGTCCCGGCCGCCGACCTCCCCGCCCGGCGGGTCCTGCCGGGCTGCTCGGTGGATTCCGGGCGCGGAAGCGTCGCGTACGGGGACGATCTGACCGGCGTCGAGACGGCACTGCGCCGGACCGCCGATCACGGCGGCGTGACCACGCTCTATGCCCACTGCGTCGCCGACGCCCACGAGGCCAACCATGTGACCCCGGCCCGGCTGGAGAAGCTCCTGGCCGTGGCCGATGGGATGTCACTGCCCTGCGTGGGCTTCGACGAGCTCCCGTGA